Genomic DNA from Salvia miltiorrhiza cultivar Shanhuang (shh) chromosome 1, IMPLAD_Smil_shh, whole genome shotgun sequence:
taaaaactgaagtagcgacttgaatcttcaatcttgatccaagccttgaaaactgaaaagcaataaaattctaaagctagaaaaactaaagtatgaatgctagggttcggGTGTCCTCAATAGGTCAAAAGcggacctatttataagcttcagatttccttcggatcaccatggaagttgccatgcaaagtagaattctaaaggtaatagaatcgtgtgaaataaggcaactctccagctggatgcgcgctccggaaaatactcctgCTCTCGCCGAATTCGcaattctcgccagaggaatggatgtcaccagGGTAACGGGTCATGCCAGATGAatgaatgacttctctgacctCGCACATCGGAATGGGTCaccagcggaatgatgatttctctggcttctcgattccgctgtaatggcttCTTGCTTAGCTACTCTGACTATtaactcctctggtgatgactttgCTACACTGGcctcttgatttcgctgactacagagaaatggtgatttctctggggCTTCTTTGCTCTGGtgagttgatttctctgactggtgatgtcggttcctcttgcaattggtttctctgctctagcgagttgacttcgctgctcttgCCTTTGATTTCTCTGTTTCTAGGGGAACGGTGAtctctctgactccagagaccagaacacctagaaaacgccaaatgcCTCCAAAATTttccaaattttcttttttccatctcgaaagcttaaaatctcctgcaaagcataaaatacaccataaacgcaccaatttccagaagattatcttaaaacacgcacattcaaacccttaaaaatagagtaaattaagcataaatcacatGTATCTGCTTATATCGGAGAAGTGCATCTCTTTGCACATATTGCTCGAAACAAATCGGGGTTGCTCGAGCACTCGCCGTCGAGTCACTACTAGACGCCCCGTGTCCTGCGTCGTTATCTCTCCAATGGTAGCTCTTTCACCTTcgttctccacaatcatgttgtggagaatgatgcaacacatcatGATGTCCTTAAGATGCTCGACGTACCAACCCTGCGCCGAAtttcgaatgattccccatcgagcttgaagaactccaaaggcacgttcgacatTCTTCTGTGCCGATTATTGCATATTCTTAAACCTCGCCTTCTTTGGATTGGTTGCCATCGGTGGACACATGACGAAGCAATGCTACTCCGGATATATATCGTCACACAAGTAAtagcccatctggtagtagTGTCGGTTGGCCTCAAATATCACCGACGCCgccgttccatccaacacgtctGAGAACAGAGACGATTAGTTCAGAACGTTGATGCCGTTGTTCGAACCGGCGacaccgaagaaggcatgccaaattCACAAATTGTGGGATACAacggcctccaagatcaaggtAGACTCTCCTTGATCACCGCGTGTATATGCGTcatgccacgcctttgggcaattcttccacgactaatgcatacaatcaagactcccgagcatccAGGGAAATCCGTGTCGTACCTCATGCATCTGAAGAAGGCTTGATACTCGGCTCCGTATGCTCGGATGATAGCTTTGCAGAATCTCTTTAGGCACAGACGCCTCATCGTGTCGGTGACTTTGAGGTACTCGTCgaaagtatccgcactgacgccggtggctaattggcTGATAGCCActgtgcatttctgcaaaggcgTGAGAGAGTCCCTACCACGTGCATCATGGCTCATATGGAAGTAACTAACTTCACCTTGCACAACATCGATgatgcgcaagaacaactcATTCTACATCCAAAAATGACGTCGGAAAAATATAGGCCCGTACGTCAGATTGTCATTGAattagtcttgcataagacgtaaaaTAGGCAGCCTCACGATCACGGTAGACATAAGACCGATGATGAACAACACGTTCCGACTCTAGTTGGGAGTACATTTGATCAATCAATTGTTTCTGCAACTGGATCTCATCGATGATCTCTTGCGCTACCCCGTCGGACGAAGACGACGAAGTATCATCGAACCATTCGGTCATTTTTAGAGGAAGAGAATATGAAAATGTAGTAGAGAAAGAGAGGAAGAGAACAAACGAACTCCTAATGTACATTAGGTTGCTATAGGTATTTATTTCACTCTTTTCATGTATAACAAACGAACTCCTAATGTACATTGGAACAAGAGAACAATTTTTGTAGAATAAAAGATtaccaaaattaattttaaaataaatgataaatcaACCTTCCAATCTGTAAATATGTGTGTAATATAAATTAACGAGGAGGTCTCGTGTGGAGGTCCGTATAATGTGAaattattcacatattttataaaaaattaaatatgtcTAAATATTtcaactttatttatttttcattgtttTAGGAGCTTTTTTTTTTCGATAGTTTTTTGACGCAGCGATTAGTTTAGTTATCAATATTGACTGAGAAACCATAATCTTATGTGTTGTTCGGTTCCATAGATAAAATAGTTAGATATAATATGTGACAAGTTAAGATTATAAAATCTCGAATAAAGAAAAGTTGTTTGATTGGattcttaatttttatgtaaCTGAAAATATGTTCCATTTACAAGATTATATAGTGCGTAATTAATGTATATTTACTTATACACCCTGTTAAGttctgagggtctcgaataggtgtatggggggggatacacctataggttATTTTTGAATcgatctactgacctcaatctgagggatctcagtcagaaatcaaaacgaaactttacaagcaaacaaagacgcctggtttactgaaatcagttttgaccaaacagggttgacgactgatactgaaagctcttcagtaaagagttatcagttaagttgctggaacttaactgatgcaagtaaggtcttcagtcgtgtttgctaaaacagagatgataacactcttcctgactatcgaaagatagatcagtcagactgatatcatacgcagcggaaattaaacttagtttcgaaatagcctcggtggagcaagttgttggttaaggtttctctttgcagttagtcagtattcagttttatcaattgaaataacacaagtaagaatgtaaaactgaaagctgtaaacaacacagagacttttacgtggttcggaaaaaccctttcctacatccacggttggttgattagactaacaatccactccgcaagtgctaaacaggtgcactgcaaaccgaaccgtgtgcttgccgggtgcacacaaccgtacactgaagataacccttctccagtacccgcgcttcactcgcgtaggatttcccttgcttaacacaacccgtgctaagacttcccagagtcagaaaacccttctgacctccgaatcactcaaaacactcttatagggggaggtttgaacgagtgccaactatacttacaaagaacaagttctttgaagcaagtttgacctttggcttctgggtaaacagatatatgcctagggtctaagagaatgtatgtaatcagcagtgactgattttggctttggaattctcttcttcgattcaagctatgaggagtttaagcttaaggctgagtagcaatttcggcagaacttcagcttatgttgttgaatcggtgaaggttgaagtgatcctcgagcgctatttgtaggagaactcttgaatagatccgttggcgtaaatcatcctcaagatttcttccgttggagagcaattcgaatttgggctgaggcttcaatcttcgaggttccttgtctgggtggaaacggctctctttgatggacaggagatgtgacgtctctgaaaagtaaccaccagataggaatgacctctgcagagataagatcctgagatctctgcatttaatgcggctgtacttgtgcgtacgtggcttcctctgaacgttggaagatcagtccgaggaggaatgttcaactgatacttgactttagtatcagtcctttgcgcgcattaagtaatcagtcttcaactgattcttcaactgatacttcagttgagatctgcagtcttcagtcttcagtccttcgttcttcagtcttcattcttcagtcttcgacaccgtacactaaactagaaacgaactctaacacttgagttcaaaacaattctagtctattacaattaagtccaatgatttttggtatcatcaaaacaagggttaggatattcaacaaggttcccaacacaccCCTAAATATATctcttccaaaaaaaaaaaaaaaagaagctctCAACCAGCATTAAGCTCAACGACACTTTGACCCGCGTCCTCAATATATAGGCTCTGCTCAACACTAGAAACAAATATCATTCGAACAACTGAAAGCGAGATTTGCAGagaagaaatgaaaaatgaagGCGAAAGAAAAAGTACTTAAAAGATAAGAGATGAGAGATTCAAAATGAAAATTCATATATGgtgcaaaatatataaattaaaattacctCACAATCTCGAATCGCCCAAATTCAAAGATGAGCAATGTGATGAGAAAAGATGTTCTGCAATGTTGATTTGCAtaatttttgaagaagaagTAAAAGGCAGACGGGTAACCACCGCCCATAGTTAAGGGtatttggctgagcttataagctcctaaataattataaactctttaaaataacttatagattatttaggagcttataagctgtttgaCTGAGTTTATAAACTCATTAAAAtagcttataaattatttagaagcttataattaagctccttcaaaatgtttaacaaaataaatttttaaacagcTTAAAAGCTGTAAAAGTAAGCTCTCAACCAATAGGTTGGTAGTGACTTAATGTTtgacaaaatatatttttaaacagCTTAAAAGCTATAAAAGTAAGCTCTCAACCAATAGGTTGGTGGTTCAAGTCACCGATGATGAAATAGAGAACCATTATTAATCATCTttctaaaaaaagaagaagaaaaatgaaccattttataaatattattcaattgttattttcattatttgcaAGTTTATCTCTCTTTAATTTTCTATCTCTAACAATTTTTTGTTCTCTTTAACTTGTAAACTCAATTAtctaaacactttgacaacttataagcttttaaaaaattacatcttCTAGATTATTGAAGTTTATAAACTCTttgaaataagcttagccaaacacgcTCTAATTCCGTTGGACATGTTAGGCCATTACTCAGAAATTGGAGAAATCGGTTCGGAGCGATTTCAATTTTTATACTTCATCGGTTTTTGGTTTGGACGGTTCGATTCGGGTTGGTCCGAACCGAATGCTCAGCCAGCCATAACTGGAGATTAGGTATCCTAGATGATTTCTTGAATTAGAAGTTCTCAATCTAACACTGGGCCACAACTAATCATGGGTTGTTATCTCTTGAACCGAACGGGTTAGAGAATCTAGAATCCTTGTCAAATATGTtctacttatttaattaatcaacGGATAAACATAAACACCAGAGATAATTCCGCATAAATATATTAGTAACCTATTAAGATACAGAATCGATCATGCCTCAAGCTTCACTaaataatcaaatcccattCCTCCAAAttaagtttttatatatatgcatgcatAAATTTCGTCTCCCTCAAAATCATCGAACATGTTCAATCGCTCTGCATGCAGCGACGGAGGAGTTGGCAGCACTCCACCGCCACTGCCACTGCCACGTGCAGCAACAGTGGCAAACGAAAACGACCTCAAAAATCCTCTATTGCAGACGACAAACGACGGCCCCGAAACTCCGACGCTGTCGAGCCACCAACACTCTTCTGTCGCCGCCAAATTTCTCAAGGATTCCCGGTGTGAGTGGCTTATACCAGCCCTAGTGTTCCTAGCAATATTTGGGGTGGCTGTTTATTACTTCGTGAATGAGGTAGATCGCATTTACGACGACCCCAGATTCAAATTAGATTCCGTGATCATCTTGCTCAACGGGATAATTCTACGGTGAAGGTTGTTCACTGCAACAATAGGTAAGATTGAGGCTGAGCCACGTGAACAActtttccttttcattttatctttttatttattcaacaatTTGGTTATCATAGTTACCAAGTAATCCACGGTTAACGCTtgtttgaaaattaaattgacgACTCTTTTTTGAAACTTTGTTGTGGCCATTCCTCCGGCCAGTTTTCATCTTTCTGCCATGAAAGGTTTTAGCGTGCTTTTTCGTTTTCCTCTAGTCGATGCCATTACCATTAATTAGCGCAATTCTTCGTTATCAATAATTTGGTTATAATAATTCTCGCTATACTCTTCTCTATTCTTCGTTGTATGATCTATTTGGCTAAGCTTTTatatgatatgatatctaaTCATCATGATTGAAACCCCTTAATTTTGCTTCGCGAGATTAGTCTTGTATTTGGAACTTGAAGAATCAACTACAACCCTTAATTGTAGCTTTTTTTAAGGCCTTTCAATTATTTCTCAACCGATAGGTAATGGTTTTACACATGCTCTTTGTTATTATAATTAACATCATTTGAAAAAGGTTTTTTTTGtagatttattattataatatatgccTATTTgatcatataattaattttaatattttaggCTATATGATGTTTGCTTAACACTGGATTTGGAAGACATTCCAGTATCAGAGGTTGGTAATAATAATACAGTTGATGAGATCCCCGAGTTTCCTAATAAGACTATTGTAGATGAATTTCGTGAGTTGGAGGTGCTCAAAAGAATGTATAACAGAAGTGATTTTCCTTACTTTGCGGTGTCTAAAAGATTTAGCGTGGATTCATGCTAGGAATATGGTATAGTAAATAGTAGCTCTACCCTCAGCTCGTGATTATCTCATGTGCCAGTGAAGTCTAGTTCTAATTGTGAGTCAACATATATATGTTGACATGGAAGATCTTGAAACGAAATTGTTAGTAGGTTCTATTTTGCCCGATCTTGAACGCATTTCTATGTTATATTATGAGTATATATGCTCATTTTAAAGGGTTTAATTAGTATAAGGAAGGGGGAACAATGTTACTTTGTCAAATGTGATGAAGTTCAGTTGAAGGAATTTAAGTGCTCATGTAGCGGTTTTAGTGATTGATGCACCAATTGTTCAGCAAACACCAAGTTACTAGAGAATGACTCGGTCCTTTTCAAgtttcattttttgaaaaagaTCACAATAATGGATTGATACCTTATGATCAGTCATATTTATTGAGATCCAGTCGAAACCTCAATTATACTAATAAATATGTTCTTGAAGCTTTGCCCAACGAACACATGTTACATTAAGAAAGATGTTTATCATCATTTTGAACGTAAACTAAGGTGGATTTTTAGCAATAAGTGTAATTcgaacttttttttcttttttgaaataaTAGTTGAATGATGAAGAATTATGAATTTTTTCTTCTGAGATTCTCGATGCTTTGTTGACTATGATGCATTTGGAGATATTATGTCTGTTGACACCACATATCGAACAAATCGTTAGAATTTGATTTGTGCTCCCTTTCCATGTATTAACCATCACTCTGGCAATGTACTAGTACATTTGAATGGTTGTTTGACGCTTTCTTGGAATCCATGCCACTAAATCGGATGCACTGGGGCTGCTGGAATCCATGTCATGTGTATATTAATGATGCGATTTTTGGAGAAGTTGACGGATTTTCGTTTTCACCTTAGTTATAAAGGTGAAATTTTTCACttcaataataaaattcaaCCTTCTAAGCCAATGTTCTTGAGCAAAAAATATTTGAAGAATTTACAAGGACTCAAGATTCGGTTAACCTGCTGAAATAGAGctttattaaaaaatgaaaaaagcaAAGTACAGAACCAAAACAGCCCTGAGAGCACAAGCGAGCAAACTAGGGGctgagcctcattaaaaccttacTAAAGAAAACTCCCAAGGGAAAAACTTTAGTAAGGGAAAAGAGTGTCCGTCTAAAAACACAGAAGAACAGAATAAACGACAGAGCGGAAGTGGAAAAACTTCAAAGATTTCGGccgaaccatcacccctaagtaAACCTGGCTCACCAAGACAACACAAAATAAAGAACACAAGCCAGAGAGAACGACCACGGAAAGGCCAAAACCCCCGACAACCGAACTGCTGCACGCGACAAAACCAAGCCAAATGACTACACAACCCGCGTGTAACTCTTGCAAATATCATCATCCACCAATGGCTGAAGACCATCAATAACATGCGTCCAAAATCCTTCAGCCATGATCGTAGAAGCCATGTAATCCGCTGCTCTGTTTCCCTTGCGATAAATATGGGTAATCCTCCAAGTGTACAATGAAACCAAACTAAGAGCCTTCTTCCAATGGGCtttaaaacgccaaggcaccgAGAGAGCATGAGAATGAAGCAAACGCACCACAAAAGAAGAGTCCGACTCAAACCAGACCCGAGACCACCCCATACGAAACGTTGACTCCATGGCAATATTGATGAACGCGAGCAGATCCGCTTCTAAAGCAGCACCATTGCCACCAACAAAATGAAAGCACCCCACAACCTCATTCAAAGCATTTCGCATGACACCACTGGCATGAATGGCGCCGGTGTCACGGACCGACTCATCCGTATTTATTTTAATCCAGAAATAAcacgtactccctccgtcccacgaatcttgacacgtttggttttggcacgggaattaaggagttgtagattagtattttaagtgttaattaataaagtataaaagtgataaagtatgagagagaaggtaataaaggtgataaagtaggagagataatgtaataattattaccttatttgaaaatgtgtcaagattcgtgggacggcccaaaaagaaaaacgtgtcaagattcgtgggacggagggagtatgtacacaaaaaaaaaaaatacaattacaagaaaaaatagaaaaataaaatacgtTTGTACGTTAGAATAAGAAAACATTTTTTCTAGAATAAGATATTAGTAAAATTAATtgtaaattaaatgataaatccTCCTTTTAATCCgtaaatatgcatatatataaattaatgggGATGAGATTCAAtatcccacaattttatgtgtgttacTAGCTATGTCTCActcttatatttattttttataaaaataaaatttattataacaatatgaattatacttaatttttatttaaaaaattaaattttttaaaaagtacaTCCTACacaactttgaatttatcaacctattattaactaattaataaaagtgaaattaaatgataaaaaataattatatgctCTAATTAGATGAAATAACCCCTAgtaaataatcacaaaattaaactaaagcatacaaagttgaaattgaaaaaaaaaattatgataaataaataaaactaaaagtaGGACACAAAGTGAGATATGATCGATTCAAATTAAACGAGAATGTCTCATGCAGATGTCCATACAAATTGAGAGAAtttgtgtaatttaatttaaatatgtctataaatatttcatctttaattattattatttttttttttgaagactTTGTTTTTCGTTAATTTTTGGACTCATCCTTTTAGTTCCAACTATCTATCTATCGGTTGAGAATCGAGAATCTTAGACAATCTAGAATCCTTGTGAAAGATATTCTAGTATTTAATTAACGGATAAACATAAACAGCAGAGATAATTCCGCTCAAATATATTAGTAACCTATTAAGATACAGAACCGATCATGCCTCAAACTTCACTATATAAtcaaattctctctcctcctaATTAAGTTTTGATTTACACATGCATAAGTTTCGTCTCCCTCAAAATCATCGAACATGTTGCAACGTGCATTGAACATGTTCAATCGCTCCGCAGCGACGGCGGCCAACAGCGACGGAGGAGTTGGCAGCACTCCGCCGCCGCTGTCACATGCAGCAGCGACAATGGCAGACGAAAACGACCTCGAAAATCCTCTATTGCAGACGACAAACGACGGCCCCGAAACTCCGACGCTGTCGAGCCACCGACACTCTTCCGCGGCCGCGAAATTTCTCAAGGATTCCCGGTGTGAGTGGCTCATACCAGCCCTAGTGTTCCTAGCAATATTTGGGGTGGCCGTTTATTACTTCGTGGAGGAGGTCAATCGCATTCACGACGACCCCGGATTCAAGTTAGATTCCGTGGTCGTCTCATCGTTCAACGTGTCCAAGACCTTCCCCGAGGCAAGGTGGGACACGGAGCTGTCCCTCGGTTTACTCGAGGGCAATTTTTGGAAATTGGACCTTAGGTACGAGGCCCCTCGTCTCTGGGTGTATTCGGGAGACGAGGGGTTCGTGTCCACGACGTCCCCCTCCATGGAGTACAGCCGGGACGGGAAGAGGTTGATCCTCCGCGCCGTGTTTGTCATGGAGGAGGACGTCAAGCACCGAGTAGTGAACCTCGATCTCGTGATGGAATCCAACGCGGTGCGTGTGGTCAAGATACACTCGTCGGAGGTGGAGATCAAATCTTTTGTGATGATCAATTGCGAGGATTTGAAGATCGGGTTTGATCGATTGAACAAGAGGTTTGGAACGTTGATTGAAAGTGGTAAGAGTTGCCGAGTTCTAGTTTGCCCCATTGAATCACATCCATTGTATGATGGAGTTGATGAATGCGGTACAGTTCATAGCTCGGATTTGGGAAATAGTTAGTATTAGTTTAGGTATGGGAAAATGCAATTTTGCTAGGGTTTGTTAGTTAATTCCTGAGTTCATGTGTAATTAATTtaggaattatttttattttgtgcgAGTTAGGATTCAGGGATTACTTGTTGCTAAGGATCTTTATTAAACAACTTTTTTGATTGATATTGTCCGGCCGGATAACTATTTATTTCGCTAAAAAAGGATAACTATTGATTACCTGTTTTCATAGATATATtagtatctttttttttctttatcttctattgatataattaatttttgcgatttgaacatatcaataattttttgttgataTGCTTGGTTGTGAGTTTTTGAGATATATATGAATTagatataactaaaattaaataattgtactaattcccctaaaaaaataattgtatCTAATTGAGATAGTTAATAATTTTACGAAAAAAAAGGAGAgcaagttatatatatatagctcgCGAACGTCCTTAGCACCGTCACTGACTTTGTTGACATGGCGACAATTATTAAGAAATTTATGATTTCTAATGAGCATAAATAAAGTAATCTATGATTTCCTCAAATGACTAGATAAGGGTTCGAATCATTTTATATGCGTGAATTATAATTTCAATAGaagaaatagtaaaaataaaattgttgttTAGAATTGAAATTTACAATTAGAAAGTTCGAAACTTCGAATCACTTAATATGCATGAGTTGTAAATTTTGTAATTCTAGTAAAAATAAAGTTGTCGTTTAGAATTGGAATTTAATTATATGTTTTTTGTTTAAATGTACTCGCTACATTCCAAATAATACCACTACTAA
This window encodes:
- the LOC131007028 gene encoding uncharacterized protein LOC131007028; this translates as MRNALNEVVGCFHFVGGNGAALEADLLAFINIAMESTFRMGWSRVWFESDSSFVVRLLHSHALSVPWRFKAHWKKALSLVSLYTWRITHIYRKGNRAADYMASTIMAEGFWTHVIDGLQPLVDDDICKSYTRVV